In Vibrio bathopelagicus, one DNA window encodes the following:
- a CDS encoding MerR family transcriptional regulator, giving the protein MNMKAFSSLVGLSAHTLRYYEKIGLLKNVQRNSSGHRVYAEKDVKWIEFVIRLKETAMPLEEILEYARLRELGSRTVLERQALLEQHQQSLKAHIAQQQSHLSALEDKIDLYKDGKVR; this is encoded by the coding sequence ATGAACATGAAGGCGTTTTCTAGCTTGGTGGGTTTGTCGGCTCATACGCTTAGGTACTATGAAAAAATCGGCTTGCTTAAAAATGTTCAGCGCAACAGCAGTGGGCACCGAGTGTATGCCGAGAAAGACGTAAAGTGGATTGAGTTTGTGATTCGCTTAAAAGAAACGGCCATGCCACTCGAAGAGATATTGGAATACGCTCGGCTAAGGGAGCTGGGCAGCAGAACGGTACTTGAACGCCAAGCCTTGCTAGAACAGCACCAACAGAGTTTAAAAGCGCACATTGCGCAGCAGCAATCCCACCTTTCCGCTCTGGAAGATAAAATTGACCTGTATAAAGATGGAAAAGTGCGTTGA
- a CDS encoding carboxymuconolactone decarboxylase family protein, whose protein sequence is METSRFEKGLELLKQIDGEAGQNVIDSLQDISPDLAKYTIEYPFGDIYARKGLDLKSREIATVAALTALGNCAPQLKVHLNAALNVGCSEEEIKEVIIQMSGYAGFPAALNGMFAFKEVLAERVAYHNS, encoded by the coding sequence ATGGAAACGTCACGTTTTGAGAAAGGACTAGAGCTGCTTAAACAGATTGATGGTGAAGCAGGGCAAAATGTTATTGATAGCCTACAAGATATCAGCCCCGATTTAGCCAAGTACACCATCGAGTATCCTTTTGGTGATATCTATGCGCGAAAAGGCTTGGATTTGAAATCTCGCGAGATCGCGACGGTGGCAGCGTTAACGGCATTAGGCAACTGCGCCCCACAACTTAAAGTGCATTTGAATGCGGCGCTTAATGTGGGTTGCAGTGAAGAAGAGATCAAAGAGGTGATCATTCAGATGTCTGGTTACGCTGGCTTTCCTGCTGCGTTGAATGGGATGTTCGCATTCAAAGAAGTGCTCGCTGAACGAGTGGCATATCACAACAGTTAA
- a CDS encoding Sbal_3080 family lipoprotein, with translation MKKYLLLSLSVLILAGCGAPRYTGSAIPEPTTEVDVVIVKDAETREGFLNTMETWLQDNDYTYTVVPDKSQHDLDKLTLEYEGHWGWDLALFLKQAEINAYQNGQRVGEVEFKVPYTANPNKFGNATKRIGFMMDTVFGKKTAEEATKAANSSNSKATN, from the coding sequence GTGAAAAAATACCTACTATTATCGCTTTCGGTTTTAATTTTGGCTGGTTGTGGAGCCCCTCGTTACACAGGGAGCGCGATTCCAGAACCTACGACTGAAGTGGATGTTGTGATTGTTAAAGACGCTGAAACACGTGAAGGGTTTTTAAATACCATGGAAACATGGCTGCAAGATAACGATTATACCTACACCGTCGTACCAGATAAGTCGCAGCACGATCTTGATAAGCTAACATTGGAGTATGAAGGCCATTGGGGCTGGGACTTAGCGTTGTTCTTAAAGCAAGCGGAGATCAATGCTTATCAGAACGGGCAAAGAGTCGGTGAAGTCGAGTTTAAAGTTCCATATACGGCGAACCCGAACAAGTTCGGTAATGCAACTAAGCGTATTGGTTTCATGATGGATACGGTATTTGGTAAGAAAACCGCTGAAGAAGCGACGAAAGCGGCCAATTCATCAAATTCAAAAGCGACGAACTAG
- a CDS encoding DMT family transporter codes for MPTMSVGMAMSLLIVGNLIAVFSDALIKTLGEDTAVFQFVFFRQLTAVLILLPFCIGVSKKSFTDGLKWHALRAHIWLLGAIFMVFAINAMPLATANAIFYAAPLMMLPLALVFFKEQLSRYSIAAGIFGFMGVLVIIRPTQIDWAAIAALIVALTIASNNLLIRKLPKHQTVAQTLLLTNLAGVPASLGLAIWEGREWDWSPLITAAGSSGFILIYAAICVVTYRSAESNKIASAEYSGLLGAVGVGLVWFGEMPDIAMAIGTAMIILPLIWLARNEKKQS; via the coding sequence ATGCCTACAATGTCTGTTGGAATGGCAATGAGTTTACTCATTGTCGGCAATCTAATTGCGGTTTTCTCTGATGCCTTAATTAAAACCTTGGGTGAAGACACTGCTGTGTTTCAATTTGTCTTCTTCAGACAGCTAACTGCCGTGTTGATCCTTCTGCCTTTTTGTATTGGTGTGAGTAAAAAGAGCTTCACCGACGGGCTGAAATGGCATGCTCTGCGTGCGCATATCTGGTTGCTGGGCGCAATTTTTATGGTGTTTGCCATCAATGCCATGCCATTGGCCACCGCCAACGCGATTTTCTACGCCGCACCTTTGATGATGCTGCCTTTAGCCTTGGTATTTTTCAAAGAACAACTCAGTCGCTACTCTATTGCTGCTGGAATATTCGGCTTCATGGGCGTTCTGGTCATCATTCGTCCAACACAGATCGATTGGGCGGCCATTGCAGCGCTTATCGTGGCGTTAACTATTGCCAGTAATAACTTGTTAATTCGCAAACTTCCGAAGCACCAAACCGTGGCACAAACGTTGTTGTTAACCAATTTAGCAGGAGTTCCGGCATCACTTGGACTCGCCATTTGGGAAGGCCGTGAATGGGATTGGTCACCACTTATCACTGCTGCAGGGTCAAGCGGCTTTATCCTCATCTACGCGGCGATATGTGTAGTCACTTACCGATCGGCAGAAAGCAATAAAATCGCCAGTGCTGAATACAGCGGCTTACTCGGAGCGGTGGGAGTTGGGTTGGTCTGGTTTGGTGAAATGCCTGATATTGCAATGGCGATTGGCACTGCGATGATCATACTGCCGCTCATCTGGCTGGCTCGAAATGAAAAGAAGCAAAGCTAA
- a CDS encoding LysR substrate-binding domain-containing protein, with protein sequence MKLPPLRSIQCFESVARLNSFSQAAIALHVTQSAVSHQVRLLEEYLGETLFVRQGRRLSLTPIGERYYEDVSHSLQNIAQASYQIREGDSGKIRIAMYSSLAVKWLVPRLENLRQQHPEIDLTLSMVADEPEFSDQVADCFITAYPPKKNYVSDFLYKEQLYPFCSQKVWQRIEDKPLPEALWDQQLLSVSSIFKDGGEAKDWIQWCERGGFSLPKDVKISQFSHMVLAAEAVKYHQGIAFLNDYFLNDQDLQQNLVRIPMHDLPTGDNMYFVYKKSRAKQFEIKTLGHWLKQQCFDYE encoded by the coding sequence ATGAAATTACCCCCTTTGAGATCAATACAATGTTTCGAATCGGTCGCTCGTTTAAATAGCTTTTCTCAGGCGGCTATCGCGCTTCATGTTACTCAAAGTGCGGTGAGTCATCAGGTTCGCTTGCTAGAGGAATACTTAGGTGAAACTTTGTTTGTGCGTCAGGGAAGGCGTTTATCGCTCACCCCGATAGGAGAGCGTTACTACGAAGATGTGTCTCATTCATTGCAGAATATCGCTCAAGCCAGCTACCAAATCCGCGAAGGTGACAGTGGGAAAATTCGGATTGCAATGTACAGTTCTTTGGCGGTGAAATGGTTGGTGCCTAGGCTCGAAAACTTACGCCAACAGCATCCAGAAATCGATTTAACGTTAAGTATGGTAGCTGATGAGCCTGAGTTCTCGGATCAAGTAGCCGACTGCTTTATTACTGCCTACCCGCCAAAGAAAAACTACGTTAGTGACTTCCTATACAAAGAGCAGCTCTATCCGTTCTGTAGCCAAAAGGTGTGGCAGAGAATCGAAGATAAACCTTTGCCAGAGGCACTATGGGATCAGCAGTTACTTTCAGTAAGTTCAATCTTCAAGGACGGCGGTGAAGCGAAAGACTGGATTCAGTGGTGTGAACGTGGTGGTTTCAGCTTGCCAAAGGATGTGAAAATTAGCCAGTTCAGCCACATGGTACTGGCGGCCGAGGCCGTGAAATATCATCAAGGTATCGCATTCCTGAACGATTACTTTCTTAACGACCAAGATCTTCAACAAAACTTGGTTCGTATCCCAATGCACGATTTGCCGACTGGCGACAATATGTACTTTGTCTACAAAAAGTCGAGAGCTAAGCAGTTTGAAATCAAAACTTTAGGCCATTGGCTCAAACAGCAATGTTTTGATTATGAGTAA
- a CDS encoding EAL domain-containing protein, producing MDIKYQHFAKTSFYFAISFFFSMALLIPFTPSHYQNLTEDTSRLVETRLESIQSRFDLFLSGITPSHTCDSMVRQLRQTVFDADWVKEAAVFNKDDRFYCSTTDGDVSFRLYSTIRQRLNDDPNLTTLSYSNSAITQVQSIMLMFSNKDDAGVSLMIPPHFIYDTVETNLNNHGIQAKVEVIKRDIHPSDIGPSIAKVRIQSNIYPLTITSYIGYQYYLNFMLSYLWFGFLMAGITTIILLSIKHKKQSQRSLEYSLSSALKNKHLHVHMQPIVNRNTTEIVGCESLLRWNDPIEGNVSPAIFIPLAESLGLIEDLTYFVLREVLYTMKNHREVFESKYISVNISRNVVSNSNFANKVISIYKKNPDILKQVVFEVTEDGECSDADMVKIKNNLTKLANLGVRVAIDDFGTGYAGLDFVRQFPFSILKIDRVFVKNISDESSLGIPLLESMLQLSRTLGMQVIVEGVEYESQVNILSKLGVDYIQGFYFYKPMPINLTISLLRQQHMTTNHSDQILSTSIPE from the coding sequence ATGGATATCAAGTACCAACATTTTGCCAAGACTTCGTTCTACTTTGCCATTTCTTTCTTTTTTTCTATGGCATTGCTTATCCCTTTTACACCGTCTCATTACCAGAATTTAACCGAAGACACATCGAGACTCGTCGAAACAAGGCTTGAGAGCATCCAATCAAGGTTTGACCTTTTTTTATCAGGCATCACACCGAGCCACACTTGCGACTCAATGGTTAGGCAGCTCCGCCAAACTGTTTTTGATGCCGATTGGGTAAAAGAAGCGGCGGTATTCAATAAAGACGACCGTTTTTACTGCTCGACTACCGATGGCGACGTATCGTTTCGCCTGTACAGCACCATCAGACAAAGACTCAATGACGACCCTAACTTAACAACCTTGTCGTATTCAAATTCAGCGATCACTCAAGTGCAATCCATCATGCTTATGTTCTCGAATAAGGACGATGCGGGAGTTAGCCTGATGATTCCACCACATTTCATCTATGACACAGTCGAGACGAACCTTAACAACCATGGAATTCAGGCCAAAGTTGAGGTGATCAAAAGAGATATCCACCCATCTGATATCGGCCCATCCATCGCCAAAGTGCGAATACAATCGAACATCTACCCACTCACCATCACGTCATACATTGGGTACCAGTATTATTTGAACTTCATGTTAAGTTATTTGTGGTTTGGCTTTTTGATGGCAGGAATTACCACCATTATTCTCCTTTCTATCAAACATAAAAAACAGAGCCAACGTAGCTTAGAGTACTCGCTGTCTAGCGCACTCAAAAACAAACATCTACATGTTCACATGCAACCTATCGTCAACCGAAACACAACGGAAATCGTAGGCTGTGAGTCGCTGCTCAGGTGGAACGACCCAATTGAAGGCAATGTGTCCCCTGCCATCTTCATTCCTCTGGCAGAAAGCCTGGGGTTGATTGAAGACCTGACCTACTTTGTGCTGCGTGAAGTGTTGTACACGATGAAGAATCACCGCGAGGTGTTTGAGTCAAAATACATTAGCGTCAATATCAGCCGAAACGTTGTCTCCAACAGTAACTTCGCCAACAAAGTCATTAGCATCTATAAGAAGAACCCAGATATTCTCAAACAGGTGGTTTTTGAAGTCACTGAGGATGGTGAGTGTTCTGATGCGGATATGGTCAAAATCAAAAACAACTTAACCAAGCTCGCTAACTTAGGCGTGAGAGTCGCGATTGATGACTTTGGTACTGGCTATGCGGGATTAGACTTTGTAAGACAGTTCCCGTTCAGCATTCTCAAAATCGATCGCGTTTTTGTGAAAAACATTTCGGACGAATCGAGCCTTGGTATCCCTTTACTCGAATCAATGCTTCAGTTGTCACGTACCCTAGGCATGCAGGTAATCGTTGAAGGGGTTGAGTACGAATCCCAAGTGAACATCTTATCTAAACTGGGCGTGGACTATATCCAAGGCTTCTATTTTTATAAGCCAATGCCGATAAACCTGACGATCAGCTTACTCAGACAGCAGCACATGACCACGAACCATAGCGATCAAATCTTATCCACCTCAATACCAGAATAG
- a CDS encoding lysozyme inhibitor LprI family protein → MKKVLTVVLLTCLSLLASASASASDDAIDCENAMNTIEINQCASIELETAQVELDQYLEASFEHNAYDAELVSSIRVAQDSWQAYMTAHCDSVYTQWRDGSIRGVMALSCKTKLTKQRTHEVWGNFLTYMDSTPPVLPEPKLNRSQY, encoded by the coding sequence ATGAAAAAGGTTTTAACGGTCGTGTTATTAACGTGTTTATCTTTGCTAGCATCAGCATCAGCATCAGCATCCGATGATGCTATCGATTGTGAGAATGCGATGAATACCATAGAGATCAATCAATGTGCGTCGATCGAGTTGGAAACTGCACAAGTGGAACTTGATCAATACCTTGAAGCGAGCTTTGAACACAATGCATATGATGCGGAGCTAGTCAGTTCAATTAGGGTGGCTCAAGACAGTTGGCAAGCTTACATGACAGCACATTGTGACTCGGTGTATACCCAATGGCGTGATGGCTCCATTCGAGGGGTTATGGCGCTGTCTTGCAAGACGAAGTTAACCAAACAACGTACACATGAGGTGTGGGGGAACTTCTTAACTTACATGGATAGTACACCGCCAGTTTTGCCAGAACCAAAGCTTAATAGAAGCCAGTATTAG
- a CDS encoding carbon-nitrogen hydrolase family protein — MNNVSVTLVQLKVEYKNKQKNVALVTELLEAEASVGDITLLPELFSTGYIFNDAAEIHELSEDFNNSSTIDSLTLLAERYQTLIVAGVAEKDEGEYYNSVVVVDASGLRHKYRKISQTKFDKQYFSRGDELLTFDYKGLKFGVAICFDIWFPEIMRAYRSVDVILHPANFGGHHSFAVAQARALEEGCHIVTCNRVGQDVVDAFTATYCGGSRTYSPKGDLVLQCSDKQSVETVSIQDLSLAPQYNGVDVLDEIEQITSVLSR; from the coding sequence TTGAATAATGTCAGCGTCACTCTCGTTCAGCTTAAAGTTGAATACAAAAACAAACAAAAGAACGTCGCTTTAGTCACTGAGCTTTTAGAAGCCGAGGCGTCAGTCGGTGATATCACTTTGCTTCCAGAACTGTTCTCTACTGGATATATTTTTAACGATGCCGCAGAAATTCATGAACTGAGCGAAGACTTTAACAACAGCTCTACCATTGATTCGTTAACCCTGCTCGCTGAGAGATATCAAACTTTGATTGTTGCAGGTGTTGCCGAGAAAGATGAAGGTGAGTATTACAACAGTGTCGTTGTTGTTGATGCTTCTGGCTTACGCCACAAGTATCGAAAAATCAGCCAAACGAAATTCGATAAACAGTATTTCTCGAGAGGGGATGAACTACTGACATTCGACTATAAAGGTTTGAAGTTTGGTGTCGCGATTTGCTTCGATATTTGGTTCCCAGAGATCATGAGAGCGTATCGGTCGGTAGATGTTATCCTTCATCCTGCGAACTTTGGTGGTCATCATAGCTTCGCTGTCGCTCAAGCTAGGGCTTTGGAGGAAGGGTGCCATATCGTGACTTGCAACCGTGTAGGGCAAGATGTGGTTGATGCCTTTACCGCGACGTATTGTGGCGGTAGCAGAACCTACTCACCAAAGGGAGACTTGGTGCTTCAATGTTCGGATAAACAGTCGGTTGAAACAGTGAGCATTCAAGACCTGTCTCTTGCTCCTCAATATAACGGCGTTGATGTGTTAGACGAAATAGAGCAGATAACGTCTGTGTTGAGTCGTTAG
- a CDS encoding substrate-binding domain-containing protein yields MATMKDVARLAKVSTSTVSHVINKSRFVSEEIAERVNSAAKELNYAPSALARSLKMKQTKTLGMLVTTSTNPFFGEVVKGVERRCYEKGYNLILCNTEGDSERMKSSIDTLLQKRVDGLMLMCSTLEGEHIDVFERYPELPIVVMDWGPMLFASDKIQDNSHQGGYMATKHLIDNGHSNIGCITGPLHRNQASSRYLGFKQAMEEAKLEINPKWIVESNFECDGGFDSYQALKARGEMPSALFVSNDMMAMGVIHAAAQDGTSIPNDLSIIGYDDIHLSKYMTPALSTVHQPKHRLGKAAVDTLLNRLKTPDAYPQVVELEPTLVERSSVKAI; encoded by the coding sequence ATGGCAACAATGAAAGACGTCGCTCGGCTCGCAAAGGTTTCAACTTCAACCGTTAGCCATGTGATCAACAAGTCACGTTTTGTCAGTGAAGAGATAGCTGAGCGTGTTAACAGTGCGGCTAAAGAACTCAACTATGCGCCTTCTGCATTAGCTCGTAGCTTGAAAATGAAGCAAACCAAAACCTTGGGTATGCTGGTTACTACATCTACTAACCCATTCTTTGGCGAAGTGGTGAAAGGTGTTGAACGTCGTTGTTATGAGAAAGGCTACAACCTCATCTTATGTAACACCGAAGGCGACAGCGAGCGCATGAAATCATCTATCGATACTTTGCTTCAAAAGCGTGTCGATGGCTTAATGCTGATGTGTTCAACCCTTGAAGGCGAGCACATTGATGTATTTGAACGCTACCCAGAATTACCTATCGTTGTTATGGACTGGGGCCCAATGTTGTTCGCCAGCGACAAGATCCAAGATAACTCGCATCAAGGCGGCTACATGGCAACCAAACACTTGATCGATAATGGTCACTCGAACATTGGTTGTATCACGGGCCCACTTCACCGAAATCAAGCATCTTCCCGTTACTTAGGCTTCAAGCAAGCAATGGAAGAAGCAAAACTAGAAATAAACCCTAAGTGGATTGTTGAATCAAACTTCGAGTGTGATGGCGGTTTTGACTCCTACCAAGCACTAAAAGCTCGTGGTGAAATGCCATCGGCACTGTTTGTGAGTAATGACATGATGGCCATGGGTGTGATTCACGCTGCTGCGCAAGATGGCACATCGATTCCAAACGATCTTTCTATCATTGGCTACGATGACATTCATTTGTCAAAGTACATGACCCCTGCGCTAAGCACAGTCCACCAACCAAAACATCGTTTGGGCAAAGCTGCTGTAGATACTCTATTAAACCGGCTCAAAACACCTGATGCGTATCCGCAGGTTGTTGAACTGGAACCAACGTTAGTTGAACGAAGCAGCGTAAAAGCAATATAA
- the rbsK gene encoding ribokinase, translating into MTQLIVLGSVNADHVLQVPSFPRPGETLIGGNYQVIPGGKGANQAVAAARLNADIGFIACVGDDPFGINIRQDFAKDGINIDGVIVAENTPTGIAMIQVSATGENSICLSAEANNKLTCAQIEPHLEKIRSAKYLLTQLETPIEGIEYAAKVAKESGTQVILNPAPARPLSDSLLACVDVITPNETEAEVLTGITVTDNESAHTAALALHAKGIETVMITLGAKGVWVSHGGQRNKEGQGNEGGKGELIAGFRVEATDTTAAGDTFNGALVTGLLEDMPLERAIKFAHAAAAISVTRFGAQTSIPSRSETDAFLAERLSA; encoded by the coding sequence ATGACTCAACTGATTGTTTTAGGTAGCGTTAACGCTGACCACGTACTGCAAGTTCCTTCGTTCCCTCGTCCGGGTGAAACCTTGATTGGCGGTAACTATCAGGTCATCCCTGGCGGCAAAGGCGCAAACCAAGCAGTGGCTGCTGCGCGATTAAACGCAGATATCGGCTTTATCGCTTGTGTCGGTGACGACCCATTTGGCATCAACATCCGTCAAGACTTCGCCAAAGATGGCATCAATATCGATGGTGTTATCGTTGCAGAGAACACTCCAACTGGTATCGCAATGATCCAAGTATCAGCCACAGGTGAAAACAGTATTTGTCTTTCTGCTGAAGCCAACAACAAGCTGACTTGTGCCCAAATTGAACCGCACCTAGAGAAGATTCGTAGTGCTAAATACCTGCTAACTCAACTTGAAACTCCGATTGAAGGCATTGAATACGCAGCAAAAGTAGCGAAAGAAAGTGGTACTCAAGTTATTCTGAACCCAGCCCCTGCTCGCCCACTATCGGATAGCCTATTAGCGTGTGTTGATGTGATTACGCCAAACGAAACCGAAGCGGAAGTTCTGACTGGCATTACCGTGACAGACAATGAATCGGCTCACACTGCGGCATTGGCTCTGCACGCAAAAGGTATTGAGACTGTAATGATCACACTTGGCGCTAAAGGCGTTTGGGTAAGTCATGGCGGTCAACGTAATAAAGAAGGTCAAGGCAATGAAGGCGGTAAAGGCGAGTTAATTGCAGGATTCCGCGTTGAAGCAACGGACACCACCGCAGCCGGTGACACTTTCAACGGTGCGTTGGTAACCGGTTTGCTTGAAGACATGCCATTAGAGCGCGCGATTAAGTTTGCTCATGCCGCCGCTGCAATTTCTGTGACTCGCTTTGGTGCTCAAACATCGATTCCAAGTCGCTCTGAAACCGATGCGTTTTTAGCAGAACGTTTATCGGCTTAG
- the rbsB gene encoding ribose ABC transporter substrate-binding protein RbsB, producing the protein MKKLATLISAALLSTTVSVSAQAQDTMAIVLSTLNNPFFVTMKDGAEAKAEELGYKLIVLDSQNDPSKELSNIEDLTIRGVKAILINPTDSDAVSNAIRIANRSDIPVLTLDRGASRGDVVSHIASDNVIGGEMAGHYIMEKVGEKAKVIQLEGIAGTSAARERGEGFMNAVNGSDLELLASQPADFDRTKGLNVMENLLAANPDVQAVFAQNDEMALGALRAVQASGKDVMIVGFDGTEDGIAAVNRGLLGATVAQQPDLIGSLGIEMADKVLKGETVDEYVPVPLKIVAK; encoded by the coding sequence ATGAAAAAATTAGCGACTCTTATTTCTGCTGCTCTTCTTTCTACAACGGTATCTGTGTCTGCACAGGCGCAAGATACTATGGCGATCGTTCTGTCTACATTGAACAACCCATTCTTTGTAACTATGAAAGATGGCGCAGAAGCGAAAGCTGAAGAGCTAGGCTACAAGCTTATCGTTCTTGATTCTCAAAACGACCCAAGCAAAGAGCTTTCGAACATTGAAGATCTAACCATTCGTGGTGTTAAAGCAATCCTGATTAACCCAACGGATTCAGACGCTGTGTCTAACGCTATTCGCATTGCGAATCGCTCAGACATTCCAGTACTAACACTAGACCGTGGTGCAAGCCGTGGTGACGTAGTGAGCCACATTGCTTCTGATAACGTAATCGGTGGTGAAATGGCGGGGCACTACATCATGGAAAAAGTAGGCGAAAAAGCGAAAGTTATTCAACTTGAAGGTATCGCAGGTACTTCAGCTGCTCGTGAGCGTGGTGAAGGCTTCATGAACGCGGTAAACGGCAGTGACCTTGAGCTTCTAGCAAGCCAACCTGCGGATTTCGACCGTACTAAAGGTCTAAACGTAATGGAAAACTTACTTGCTGCGAACCCAGACGTGCAAGCGGTATTTGCTCAGAACGATGAAATGGCACTAGGTGCTCTTCGCGCAGTTCAAGCTTCAGGTAAAGACGTAATGATCGTTGGCTTTGACGGCACTGAAGATGGCATCGCTGCTGTTAACCGTGGTCTACTAGGCGCAACCGTTGCACAACAGCCTGACCTAATCGGTTCTCTAGGTATCGAGATGGCAGACAAAGTACTGAAAGGCGAAACAGTAGACGAGTACGTACCAGTACCTCTAAAAATTGTCGCTAAGTAA
- the rbsC gene encoding ribose ABC transporter permease, with amino-acid sequence MSTKTMSKTTEAPKKKPLISKEWLIDQKSLIALIFLIVVVSFLNPNFFTVDNILNILRQTSVNAIIAVGMTLVILTAGIDLSVGSVLALCGAFAASMIGMEIPVMIAVPTALVAGAALGAISGVIIAKGKVQAFIATLVTMTLLRGVTMVYTDGRPISTGFTETADAFAWFGTGYAMGIPVPVWIMVVVFAAVWYLLNHTRFGRYVYALGGNESATRLSGIDVDKVKIGVYAICGLLAAVAGIIVASRLSSAQPTAGMGYELDAIAAVVLGGTSLAGGRGRIMGTLIGALIIGFLNNALNLLDVSSYYQMIAKAVVILLAVLVDNKNK; translated from the coding sequence ATGAGTACTAAAACCATGAGCAAAACAACTGAAGCTCCAAAGAAAAAACCGTTAATCAGCAAAGAGTGGCTGATTGATCAAAAGTCATTGATTGCTTTGATCTTCCTGATTGTTGTCGTTTCTTTCTTAAACCCAAACTTTTTTACTGTCGATAACATCCTGAACATTCTGCGCCAAACCTCGGTTAACGCAATTATCGCTGTGGGTATGACGCTGGTTATCTTAACCGCGGGTATCGACTTGAGTGTTGGTTCTGTACTTGCACTTTGTGGCGCGTTCGCAGCCAGCATGATTGGCATGGAAATCCCAGTGATGATAGCTGTTCCAACGGCTCTAGTAGCAGGTGCTGCATTAGGTGCTATCAGTGGTGTAATTATTGCCAAGGGTAAGGTTCAAGCCTTCATCGCAACGCTTGTGACCATGACGCTACTACGCGGCGTAACCATGGTTTACACCGATGGTCGTCCTATCTCAACTGGCTTCACAGAGACAGCAGACGCATTCGCTTGGTTCGGTACAGGCTATGCAATGGGCATCCCAGTTCCAGTATGGATCATGGTCGTAGTATTCGCAGCAGTATGGTACCTACTTAACCACACACGCTTTGGTCGCTACGTATACGCTCTTGGTGGCAACGAATCAGCAACTCGCCTATCAGGCATCGACGTAGACAAAGTGAAAATCGGCGTTTACGCAATCTGTGGTCTGTTAGCTGCCGTTGCTGGCATCATCGTGGCATCTCGCTTGTCATCAGCTCAACCAACCGCAGGTATGGGCTATGAGCTAGACGCCATCGCCGCAGTTGTACTTGGCGGCACAAGCTTGGCCGGCGGTCGTGGTCGTATCATGGGCACATTGATTGGTGCATTGATTATCGGCTTCCTAAACAACGCCCTAAACCTATTAGACGTATCTTCTTACTACCAGATGATTGCAAAAGCAGTGGTTATTCTTCTGGCGGTATTGGTCGACAACAAAAACAAATAA